In Galactobacillus timonensis, the genomic window AATATAGTCACTGTTGCAAGCCGAATTTCAGAATGGAGAAAGAAATATGAACGCCGCGTCACAGATGCTTGTTTTTGCGCTCATCGTTCTGATTCTGTTTTCCGGCCTTTTTTCTGCGGTTGAAACCGCATATTCGAGTGCTTCCCGGATTCGCCTGAAAGCCATGGAGAATGATGGCGACAGCGGTGCCGGCCGGGTTCTGAAGGTTCTGGACAATTATGATCGTTTTCTGACATCCGTTCTCATCGGAAACAATATCGTTAATATTCTTTCGGCTACGCTGGGTACGATTCTGTTCACCCGCTGGCTGGGAGAGACAGAGGGGCCGACGGTTTCGACGATTGTCATTACGCTGGTTGTACTTCTGTTCGGTGAGATTACGCCGAAGACCTTTGCCAAGCAGTCTCCGGAGCGTTTCGCCATTCGTACGCTGAGCTTTGTGCGTTTCATCATGGTTCTTTTCCGCCCGCTTGGACTGGTGTTTCAGGGCTGGCAGTATCTGACGTCGAAGCTGTTCAAGGTTGAGAACAAGGATCCGGATATTTCGGATGAGCTGATCACAATGGTTGATGAGGCGGAAAAGGACGGGGATCTTGAGGAACATGAATCGGATCTGATTTCGGCCGCCATCGAGTTCAATGATCTGGATGTCAAGGACATTCTGACGCCGCGCGTGGAAGTGGTGGCGATTCCGATCAATGCAAGTCTCAAGGAAGTTGCCAACGTCTTTTCCATGAACAGTTTCTCCCGTCTGCCGGTGTATGAAACAAGCATCGACAATATTGTCGGCGTCATTCATGAAAAGGATTTCTATAACATGATGTACCGGGACAGGGAACACGGGATGTTGCGGAAGATCATTACACCGGTCATCTATACGACGGAAAACGTTAAGATTTCAACGGTGCTCAAGCAGCTGCAGGGAGCCAAGGCCCATCTGGCGGTGGTACTGGATGAGTATGGCGGAACGGCCGGCATCGTGACGATGGAGGACATCATCGAAGAGCTGGTCGGCGAGATCTGGGATGAACATGATGTCGTCAAGGAGTATTACCAGCGTCTTGATGATCATACATTCCTGGTGCGCTGTGACGCGGATATTGACGATATGCTGGACCGCTTTGACGTGCATCCGGAGGATGAAGAGGACTATGACTTCATCACGGTATCGGGCTGGGTGATCCATGAACTGGATCATATTCCTGCGGTCGGCGAATCATTTGACTTTGACCGCCTTCATGTCACCGTTACAAAGGCTGACCGCCGCAAGGTTCTGGAAATCAAGGTCGAAGTCAGGGATTACCAAGACGAGGAAGAGCGAAAGGAATCAAAGAACTGATCATGCAGCAGTTTTTCTGTGAAGAGCCGCTGACCATCGGAAGCATCTATACCTTTACCATGGCTCAGGCCCACCATGCCCGTGATGTCCTTAAGCTGCACCATGAAACGGTGCGGCTTGTTTATCATGGCGATGCCTACTTTGCGGATGCCTATGTTAACGGCAGCAGCTTCGAGGCAAAGGTTCTGGAGGCCGATCCAAGGGAGCGTGAGCTGCCGGTGGATGTTACGCTTGCCATGGCATTGATCCGGCGCGAAAAGTTTGAGCTTGTTCTGCAGAAGGCGGCGGAGCTTGGTGTGAACCGGATCGTTCCCTTTGAAAGCAGCCGCTGCGTCGTTCATGCAAAAAAGGAAAAGACGGACCGCTGGCAAGCAATACTTCAGGAAGCCAGCGAGCAGTGCAAGCGCAACCGGATTCCGGATATCGCAATGCCGGTTTCTTTTTCACAGCTGGATTTCAGTGCCTTCGACTGTGTCATGATTCCCTATGAAAAGGAAGCCGGAGCCGGCAAAGGCATTCTTTCAACAGTTCACGGCAGAAAGATTGTGGTGATCATCGGGCCGGAAGGCGGTTTTTCGGAAACTGAGGTACAACAGGTAATGGACAAAGGCGCCGTACCGGTCAGTCTCGGGCCGCGGATTCTTCGCGCCGAGACGGCAGCGATGTATTGTCTCAGTGCGATCGGAGCCTGGAGTGAAGAGCGTTCATGAAAACATTTCTGATTCATAATCTTGGCTGCAAGGTGAATCACTATGAAGCGCAGGCAGTTGCCGGCATGCTGGAACAAAGAGGCTGGCAGCGGGCAGAAGAGGGGCAGTGCTGCAGCGCTGTCATCATTTTTACCTGCGCCGTCACCAATACGGCGGCCCAGAAAAGCAGGCAGATGATGCACCGGCTGAAGCGTCTGTATCCGGATGCGGCGCTGGTCATGGTCGGCTGCTATGTGCAGGTTGCGCCAGATGCGTTAAGTGACGCGGACATTCTTGTCGGCAGCGCTGCGAAGGATCAGATCCCGGATCTTCTGGAACAGTGGCTGAGCAGTCATGAAAAGGAAACGGCAGTAGCGGATGCCGAACAAATACACACCTTTACGGATCTTCCGCTGGATGTCTTTGAGGATACGACGCGTGCCTTTCTGAAGGTGCAGGATGGATGCAATCAGTTCTGCACCTATTGCATCATTCCCTATGCCCGCGGAAGGCAGCGTTCGCTGGATCCGGATATCGCCGTTGATCGGGCCAGGCAGCTCAGTGTACACCATCATGAACTTGTTCTGGCCGGCATTCATACGGGCCGGTACGGACAGGAGTACGGCGTGAGTCTTGCCGATCTGATTGAACGGCTGTTGAATGAGACGTCGTTTCAGCGCATCCGCATTTCTTCGATTGAGATCTCTGAGATCGACGATCATTTGATTTCACTTTTATCCAGTCCAAGAGTGGCACGCCATCTGCACATCCCGCTGCAGTCCGGCAGCGATGGGGTGCTTGCACGAATGGGGCGTCCTTATACGGCCGAAGATTATCATGCTAAAATTAGTCTGCTGCATCAGGAAGTACCTGATCTTGCGATTTCGACGGATCTGATGGTTGGATTTCCTGAGGAAAGTGAACAGGAGTTTCAGGAGTCACGTGACTTTGTGAAGCGCTGCGGGTTCAGCTTCCTTCATGTCTTCCCTTATTCCCTGCGTCAGGGGACACGGGCTGCTTCGATGAAGCAGGTGGCAGAAGCGGTTAAGAAAGAACGAGCGGAGACGATGCTCGCGCTTTCAGAAGAAATGTATGACGCTTATAAGCGCAGCTGGATCGGAAGAGACGCAGATGTTCTGATGGAAAAGGATCACGGAAGCTATACACCGGGACATGCGTCGCAGTACTTTGAGGTTCGGGTTCCCGGAAGAATTGCGAGGGGATCGATGCACCGTGTGAGGATTCAGCGGTTCGAGGATCATGTTCTGTTTGGAGAAATAGACGATGAAGCTGAGTGAATTGTTTGAAAATGTTCCGGATATTGAGATCAAGAGTCTGATGGCTGATTCCCGCAAGAAGCGGCCGGATTCCATTTTCTTCTGCGAAAAAGGCATGATGTTTGACGGCCATCGCTTTGTGGATCAGGCCATTGCCAACGGTGCAAAGGTCATTGTTCATTCGGAGACAATTGAAAACAAGAATCCGGATGTGATCTATATCAAGGTCAAGGATGTCAATGCGGTATTCAACCAGGTGGCGGATGCGTTCTACGGTCATCCGAGCCACAAGATGAAGATGTTCGGGGTTACCGGCACCAATGGCAAGAGTTCGATTGCCTGCATCATCCGCGACATCATGAACCCCTATGCGCCGACCGGCTATATCGGAACGATTTCGATTGAATACGGGCAGGTGAAGCTGCCGCCGCTGCTGACGACGCCGGATATCGATGATCTGCACGGCATTCTGCATGAAATGGTGGAAGCCGGAATCCAGTGCTGTGCTCTGGAGGCCAGCTCCATCGGCATTGATCAGGGCCGCATTGATTCGATTGACTTTGACTACGGCATCTTTACGAATCTGACTCATGATCATCTGGACTATCACGGGACGATGGAAAACTATTTCCAGGCCAAGAAGAAGTTCTTCGATCATCTGAAGCCTTCGGCGGTAGCCATCACCAATGTGGATGATCCGGTTGGAATGCGGATTGTGCAGGACTGCAAGTGCCGGGTCGTGACGTATGGCATTGATCACGATGCGGACTATCAGGTTGTAAAGTACCAGCTGCTCAAGGATAAGACTCTGTTTGTACTTCAGGTTGGCGGAATGGAGTATGAGATGGAAACCAACCTCGTAGCGCTGTTCAACATCTACAACGTCGTAGCCGCGATCGCAGCTTTGCATGAGAGCGGGCTGGCGATGGAACAGATCATGCCGGGTCTCAAGCATATCCGGCAGATTGAGGGACGAATGGAACGGATTGAGTGCGGTCAGCCGTTCAATGTGCTGGTGGATTTTGCCCATACGCCGGACGGCATTGAGCAGGTGTGCCACTTTGCGACGGCCATTACGCCGAAGGACCGCCGGATCATTGCGATCACCGGCAGCGCCGGCAAGCGTGATACGGCGAAGCGTCCGATCTTCGGTCAGCTGCTGGACCGCTATGCGGACATGATCATTTTGACGGAAGATGATCCCCGCAATGAGAAGGCGGTTGATATTGCGCAGCAGATCGCTTCGGGAATTCATACGAAGCCATATGTGATCATTGAGGATCGTTACGACGCGATCCGTTCGGCGGTGGAAATTGCCTCGGAAGGGGATACAATCATTATTATGGGAAAGGGAGATGAAAAGTTCATCTACCGCGAATACGGCCGTGAGCCGTATGAGGGAGATGACGCCATTGCCCGTGAAGTGATTCAGAAATACTGGATGAATAATGGGGAAGGAGAAGATTCATGAAACTGTCCAAGTATATCGATCATACGCTTTTGAAGCCGGAAACCGGAAAGGATGCCGTTCAGAAAATCGTCGACGAGGCAAAGAAATACGACTTTGCCAGCGTGATGGTAAATCCGTGCTGGATTCCCTTTGTGAAGCCGCAGCTTGCCGGGACAACCGTCAAGGCAGCGTGCGTGATCGGCTTTCCGCTGGGCGCCAATACGACAGCGACGAAGGTTTTCGAAACGAAGGATGCCATTGCCAACGGTGCCGATGAAGTGGATATGGTTTTGAACATTGGCCGTCTGAAGGATGGAGATGATGCTTATGTTACCTCCGAGATCAAGGCGGTCAAGGAAGCGGCTGGCGACCATGTTCTGAAGGTCATTATTGAAACCTGCCTGCTGACGGATGAAGAAAAGGTGCGGGCATGCAGAGATGCGGCAGCGGCCGGAGCTGACTTTGTCAAGACAAGCACCGGTTTCTCGACCGGCGGAGCTACGGTGGCCGATGTGAAGCTGATGAAGGAAGCCGTCGCCGGTACACCTGTCAAGGTGAAGGCATCGGGCGGCGTGCGTACGAAGGAAGAGCTGAAGGAAATGATTGACGCCGGTGCTGAGCGTATTGGAACCAGCCATGGTGTTGATCTGATGTAATCGTGTGGTCCGGCGGCTGCCGGGCCTTTTGCATGTGATCGGGGGAAGGGGATGCGTAGACTCAGAAAGAAAGCCAAATATGTGCTGACGGCCATGGGAGCGGCTGCGGCGCTTGCCATCGTGATGGGCGTTGATCATTCGGCTGTGAAGAATCAGCTGAAAAAGGAAGCGGCAGCGAGCAGTGTACAGGTCGAATACGGGGAAGCGATCGGTGATCTGAAGAGCCTTTTCAGTGACACTGCGGGTCTTGTGTCGGTCAGCGGCAATATTGATACGATGACGGTTGGCAGCTACCCGGTGGAGCTGACGCTGAAGCGCAGGGATCACTTTGGCTTGTCTTCCACAGTTCAGAGTGAGGCTGATGTGAGCGTCGTCGATACGTCGGATCCTTTGATTGAGCTGGCGCAGTCGGAGGTCGTTGTTCTGCCCGATGAGGATGATTCCACCATTGCGGAACACGTTCTTTCGGTAACAGATCCAATCGACGGTGCGCTGGAGAAGTCAGACACCCTGGCTCCCGGCACCTGGACCATCGATACGCAAAACGATTCCTCACAGGCGATCGTTGAGGCAATGGATCGCAACGGGAATGTGAAAACCGAGACGTTTCCTGTGAAGCGCATCGAAGTTCCGGATGTGGCTGTTCCGTATTCGATCCGGATCAATCGGGCCGCCAATACGGTGACGGTATATCTGATGGATGAGAATCAGGAATATTCGATTCCCATTAAAGCCATGGTATGTTCGACGGGGACGGCGACGCCGCTGGGCAGTTATTCGATTACAGAGAAGTACCGGTGGCGGTCGCTGTTCGGTGGTGTGTACGGGCAGTATGCGTGCCGTATTGTCGGGAATATCCTGTTTCATTCGGTTCCTTATTTTTCACCGGATCCCGGAAATCTGGAATATCTGGAGTACAACAAGCTCGGTACCAAGGCATCCATGGGCTGTATCCGGCTGTGCGTGGAAGATGAGAAGTGGATCTATGACAATTGTCCGATCGGTACGCCGGTGGAGCTTTACGATGATGAAGAGAATCCGGGGCCGCTGGGCAAGCCGACGCCGGTTACGATTGATGTCAATGATGAGCGGCGAGGCTGGGATCCGACGGATCCGGATGAAAACAATCCGTGGCATCTTGATTGATGAAAATGATTTTGATAGAATAGCTTGGCTTTGAGGGGAGGTGATCAGGGATGACAAGAATCGTTCTTCATGAAAATGAGAGTCTTGATGATGCGATGCGCCGTTTCAAGCGTTCCGTATCCCGCGCCGGTACCCTTGCTGAGGTGCGGAAGCGGGAGTTCTACGTTAAGCCGGGTGTGAAGCGCCGGCTGAAGTCGGAAGAAGCCCGTAAGAACGCGCGTAAGAACCGCAAGCACTGAAAATCCGGACTGCGCTGATGCGCAGTCTCTTTTTTTCGGCACGATGCGTTAGAATAAACGTATTAGTG contains:
- a CDS encoding RsmE family RNA methyltransferase yields the protein MQQFFCEEPLTIGSIYTFTMAQAHHARDVLKLHHETVRLVYHGDAYFADAYVNGSSFEAKVLEADPRERELPVDVTLAMALIRREKFELVLQKAAELGVNRIVPFESSRCVVHAKKEKTDRWQAILQEASEQCKRNRIPDIAMPVSFSQLDFSAFDCVMIPYEKEAGAGKGILSTVHGRKIVVIIGPEGGFSETEVQQVMDKGAVPVSLGPRILRAETAAMYCLSAIGAWSEERS
- a CDS encoding L,D-transpeptidase, giving the protein MRRLRKKAKYVLTAMGAAAALAIVMGVDHSAVKNQLKKEAAASSVQVEYGEAIGDLKSLFSDTAGLVSVSGNIDTMTVGSYPVELTLKRRDHFGLSSTVQSEADVSVVDTSDPLIELAQSEVVVLPDEDDSTIAEHVLSVTDPIDGALEKSDTLAPGTWTIDTQNDSSQAIVEAMDRNGNVKTETFPVKRIEVPDVAVPYSIRINRAANTVTVYLMDENQEYSIPIKAMVCSTGTATPLGSYSITEKYRWRSLFGGVYGQYACRIVGNILFHSVPYFSPDPGNLEYLEYNKLGTKASMGCIRLCVEDEKWIYDNCPIGTPVELYDDEENPGPLGKPTPVTIDVNDERRGWDPTDPDENNPWHLD
- the mtaB gene encoding tRNA (N(6)-L-threonylcarbamoyladenosine(37)-C(2))-methylthiotransferase MtaB, with amino-acid sequence MKTFLIHNLGCKVNHYEAQAVAGMLEQRGWQRAEEGQCCSAVIIFTCAVTNTAAQKSRQMMHRLKRLYPDAALVMVGCYVQVAPDALSDADILVGSAAKDQIPDLLEQWLSSHEKETAVADAEQIHTFTDLPLDVFEDTTRAFLKVQDGCNQFCTYCIIPYARGRQRSLDPDIAVDRARQLSVHHHELVLAGIHTGRYGQEYGVSLADLIERLLNETSFQRIRISSIEISEIDDHLISLLSSPRVARHLHIPLQSGSDGVLARMGRPYTAEDYHAKISLLHQEVPDLAISTDLMVGFPEESEQEFQESRDFVKRCGFSFLHVFPYSLRQGTRAASMKQVAEAVKKERAETMLALSEEMYDAYKRSWIGRDADVLMEKDHGSYTPGHASQYFEVRVPGRIARGSMHRVRIQRFEDHVLFGEIDDEAE
- a CDS encoding UDP-N-acetylmuramoyl-L-alanyl-D-glutamate--2,6-diaminopimelate ligase translates to MKLSELFENVPDIEIKSLMADSRKKRPDSIFFCEKGMMFDGHRFVDQAIANGAKVIVHSETIENKNPDVIYIKVKDVNAVFNQVADAFYGHPSHKMKMFGVTGTNGKSSIACIIRDIMNPYAPTGYIGTISIEYGQVKLPPLLTTPDIDDLHGILHEMVEAGIQCCALEASSIGIDQGRIDSIDFDYGIFTNLTHDHLDYHGTMENYFQAKKKFFDHLKPSAVAITNVDDPVGMRIVQDCKCRVVTYGIDHDADYQVVKYQLLKDKTLFVLQVGGMEYEMETNLVALFNIYNVVAAIAALHESGLAMEQIMPGLKHIRQIEGRMERIECGQPFNVLVDFAHTPDGIEQVCHFATAITPKDRRIIAITGSAGKRDTAKRPIFGQLLDRYADMIILTEDDPRNEKAVDIAQQIASGIHTKPYVIIEDRYDAIRSAVEIASEGDTIIIMGKGDEKFIYREYGREPYEGDDAIAREVIQKYWMNNGEGEDS
- the rpsU gene encoding 30S ribosomal protein S21; its protein translation is MTRIVLHENESLDDAMRRFKRSVSRAGTLAEVRKREFYVKPGVKRRLKSEEARKNARKNRKH
- the deoC gene encoding deoxyribose-phosphate aldolase: MKLSKYIDHTLLKPETGKDAVQKIVDEAKKYDFASVMVNPCWIPFVKPQLAGTTVKAACVIGFPLGANTTATKVFETKDAIANGADEVDMVLNIGRLKDGDDAYVTSEIKAVKEAAGDHVLKVIIETCLLTDEEKVRACRDAAAAGADFVKTSTGFSTGGATVADVKLMKEAVAGTPVKVKASGGVRTKEELKEMIDAGAERIGTSHGVDLM
- a CDS encoding HlyC/CorC family transporter gives rise to the protein MNAASQMLVFALIVLILFSGLFSAVETAYSSASRIRLKAMENDGDSGAGRVLKVLDNYDRFLTSVLIGNNIVNILSATLGTILFTRWLGETEGPTVSTIVITLVVLLFGEITPKTFAKQSPERFAIRTLSFVRFIMVLFRPLGLVFQGWQYLTSKLFKVENKDPDISDELITMVDEAEKDGDLEEHESDLISAAIEFNDLDVKDILTPRVEVVAIPINASLKEVANVFSMNSFSRLPVYETSIDNIVGVIHEKDFYNMMYRDREHGMLRKIITPVIYTTENVKISTVLKQLQGAKAHLAVVLDEYGGTAGIVTMEDIIEELVGEIWDEHDVVKEYYQRLDDHTFLVRCDADIDDMLDRFDVHPEDEEDYDFITVSGWVIHELDHIPAVGESFDFDRLHVTVTKADRRKVLEIKVEVRDYQDEEERKESKN